The Lewinella sp. 4G2 nucleotide sequence TGTTGGGGTCAAATACGAGGGCCCGGACGAAGGAGATGAGTTGGCGTTGCCCCATACTCAGGGTGGCGCCCCGCTCCTGGACATCGTAATCGTAGCCACCCGGCAGCCGGTCGATAAAATCGTGAGCACCAATCATTTTTGCGGCGTCAATAACCTGTTCGCGGGATATTTCTGGGTCCCGTAGCGTGATGTTGTCCATCACCGTCCCCGTGAAGAGGAACACGTCCTGCAATACCATGGCCATCTTACTGCGGAGGGCGTAAAGCTCGTAGTCGCGAATATCCACGCCGTCCACCTCGATGCTGCCCTTTTGGAATTCGTAGAAGCGGTTCACGACGTTCGTGATGGTGGTCTTTCCTGACCCGGTGCTGCCGACGATGGCGAGGGTTTCACCGGGCTCCAGTTCAAAACTAAGGTCCTTGAGGATCCAGTCCTCATCGACGTAAGCGAACCAGACGTTGTTGAAGGAGACGCGCCCGGCAACTTCCGCGGGGGCGTGGGTGCCTTTATTTTCGATGACGTCCGTTCGGTCCAGCACCCCAAACACGCGGCCAGCGGCGATCAATCCCATTTGCAGGGTGTTAAACTTATCCGCCAGCACCCGGATCGGGCGGAACAACTGCTGAATATAGATCGGGAACACAACCAGTGCGCCCAGGGTAACGCCTCCAGCCCGGGCCACGTCCTGAGCCCCCCACCATACCATTAGGGCGAGGGAGGCAGCTACAATGATCTCCACCACGGGAAAAAAGACCGCGTAGTAAAAAATGGCGTTGATGTTCGCCTTGCGGTACTCGCTGTTGATGGCGGCGAAAGAGGCTCGTTCCTGCCGCTCCGCATTGAAGATCTGGACGATGCGCATGCCGCTGATCCGCTCCTGCAGGAAGGCATTCATCTTTTGAATCTGCGTTCGTACGTTTTGGTAAGATTTCTTCACCGCTTCCTTAAAGACGTAGGAGGCTACGATCAGAAACGGCATCGTCGTCAAACAGATCAGGGTAAGCTTCCAACTGGTGATGATCATCATGATCAGGACGGCGATAATCGTCAGCAAATCCGCCATGATCGTCACGATTCCCTCGGTAAAAATGGAGTTGATGCTCTGGATGTCACTTATAGCCCGGGTCGTCGAAGTTCCAATTGGCGTCCTATCAAAATACCCCAGCTGCAAGTTGTTGATGTGCCGGAACACCCGTACCCTGAAGTCACGGATAATGGATTGCCCCAACCAGTTAGAACTATAAATGAAGGCGTACCGGCACAGGGCCTGAAGGACGATCGCCACAAACACAATCATTACCCAAAAGGTAATCCCTTCAATATCCCCCACGAAAATGTAGTCGTCTACAATCTTCTGCACAATGCGCGGTCGGGCAATGGAAAGCGGAGCCAACAGAATAGCCAGCACAACGGCAATGATTGCGATCCGCTTGTAGGGCAACGCCAGTTTGAGTACCCGCTTGAAAAGGCCAAAATCGATCTTCTTTTTCTGGTCTTGCTGCGCCATGGGTTACAGAACAGCTTTCGCCCAATAAAGATGAGTTTATTTGGAACTCTATTTTTCCCTACCTATTTACCCTGCAACAGACCGCTCAACCATGACCAAAAACGTACTCGGCACCCCACTCATCGCTTGCTGCACGGACCCCATGACCGGCTTTTACCGCGACGGCATCTGCAACACGGGGCCCACCGACAGCGGCCGCCACGTCGTATGCGCCATCATGACGGAAGACTTCCTCACCTTCACCAAATCCCGGGGCAACGACCTTTCGACGCCGCGTCCGGAATATCAATTCCCTGGCCTACGCCCGGGCGATGGCTGGTGCCTTTGTGCCCTCCGCTGGAAGGAAGCTTACGACGCCGGCCACGCGCCCTTCGTTAAATTGGAAGCGACCCACGAGAAAGCACTGGAGTACGTCGACTTCGAAGCGCTGCTGGAGTATAAGCTGGTGGTTGAAAAGTAAAGTGGTCAGTCTCGTACCCCACAACGCAAATAGCCACTCATCGCTGAGATGAGTGGCTATTTTTAAAAGCAGATAAGCGCTAAAGCTTACGCATACACTTCCTCCAGGGCTGGCGCGGCGGGGAAGTCAACGGGTACTTGCGTTACGCCGTGTAGGTAGTTGGAGATGGTCTTGTCGCCGATCAAAACGATGGTATCCACCAGGTTTTCCTGCGTAAATCCAGCGGCCAGGAAGGCGTCGGTGACGTCCGCCGTCGGCTTACCGCGGTTAATGGTTACGGCGCGGGAGAAGGCCACCAATGCGTCGAGTTTTGCATCGAAGGAAGCCCGGCCGGCCCGGAGTTCCAGGATCTGTTCGTCGGTAAACCCATTCATTTTGCCCAGCGCAGTGTGGGCAGCCAAACAGTATTCACATTCATTGACTTGGCTGACGGCCAGGTTCACGGCTTCGCGCTCCTTAGCTTTCAGGCTGGTTTTTGCGTTGGAAAGGGCGAGGTAATTACCCAGTGCGTTCTTACTGTGGGCGTAAGTAGCGTAGAGGTTCGGGACGAAACCGAGTCCGCTTTCCAGGTTGTCAAAAATCGCCTGATTAGCTTCAGAAACGGTTGCGCGGGTGGGAACTTGAAAAGTAGCCATGGTATAAAAATTAATTGGAGATTGATAAAATGAATATCACTTCGTTTGTGATACTGCAAATATCAGCGCCTCCCTAGGGCGACCAATTAGCTTTTCTTCCCGGCCATTGACCGAATCTTCCCAACGTTCAAGCGGGCGCTGCCGCAGGTGCGGGGGAAGTAGGCAAGTAGGACTAAAGACGTCCGTTCAAGGTTTAGGATCCCTATTCTGCTAAAGTCCAGCTAGGACTACTCCGCCGTACTCAAGATCCCCAGCTTCTCCAGATCCGTATAGAAATCAGGATAGGACTTCCCCACCACTTCCGGGTCGGCAATCCGGAGTGGGCTCAGGAGTGCCAGTGGAGCCATAGCCATAGCCATCCGGTGATCGTGGTAGGTAGCAAACTCGGGTGGCGTATCCGTAAAGGTGGCCTTCCCCTCCTGCCCGAAGTACTGGATACCGGATTTTCCAGACATCTTGGCCGGGATCTTGTAAAGGGCAATTCCCAACTTACCCATTTCAGTCTTCATGGCCTTAACGCGATCGGTCTCCTTGATGAAGAGCGTCTGCAAACCACTGTACAATCCCTGCACGCCCAGGCCCGCGCAGGTGGCCATTAGGGTTTGGGCAATGTCCGGGCACTCTACGAAATCCTGCTCAAAGAACTCCGGCGCGGGCGTACCAGCAGCCTTAGTGATGTGTACACCGGTACTATTGAAGGTGGACTGTACGCCAAAACGTTCGTAGAGTTTAGCCACCACTGAATCTCCCTGCACACTCTCGGCGAATAAGCCGTCTACCTGGATGTCCGCTCCCTCCGTTGCCAGCGCGGCCAGGCTGTAGTAATAGCTGGCGGCAGACCAATCAGCTTCCACCGTAAATTCCTTGGCTTGATAAGCTTGAGGGGGGACCACGATAGTCTGCCCCTCCCATTCGTGCGCTACCCCAAAATACTGCATCAACGACAGCGTCATCTTGATGTAGGGAACGCTGACGATCTCGCCCTCTAGAGTAAGACGAAGACCTTTCGGCAACGTGGGCGCCAGCATCAACAAACTGGATATGTACTGGCTACTCGTATCGGCGGCAATGGTCAGTTCGTGGGTAGCATCGAGTCTGCTCTGGCCAATACGGAGAGGGGGGTAACTCTCATTTTCGGTGTATTCAATCTCCGCTCCCAACGTGCGTAAGGCATCTACCAGGATTCCGATTGGCCGTTCCTTCATGCGTTGGCTACCCGTCAGTACCTGGTGGCCGGGTCGGCGGCTGAGGTACCCCGTTAAAAAACGGAAGGTCGTACCGGCCGGGCCAGCATCAAGCACTTTGTCAGTGCTAGCTAGTAGTCGCTCCAGCCGCACGGTGTCGTCGGCCGCCGCTAAACGATGAATGGGAAAATGCTCTTCCGTGAGCGCCCGAATGATCAGCGCACGGTTGGCAATGGATTTAGATCCTGTCAGTTGAATTTGCCCCTTCAGCGGGCCACCAGGGTAGGAAAGAGTAAGCATAAAAGTTGGGCTGGTTGGCTTCGGGCGAAACCCATTTTAAAGAACTGAGCCGGAAACAGGATTAGTCCGATTTCGCTGCAATTGGTTCGTTTATCACACCAATTTGGAGTTCTGAGGTTGCCGGTAAAACTACTGCGGCTTATTCTTGGTAGCCAACCAATTCTTCGAGGGAAATACGACCCTCATAAAAGGCCTTGCCCACGATAACTCCGTAGCAGCCAAGAGACTGGACGGCATCGAGGTCCGCGGTTGTAGCTACCCCTCCACTAGCAATCAGGTTAACCCGAGGATTCTCGGCGATGATCTGCCGGTACATAGCTTCGGAAGTACCCGCGAGCATCCCGTCTTTACTGACGTCCGTACAAATAGTGTAGCGCAAGCCCTGCTCTACGTAGTGGCGAATGAAATCATAAACGCCCAGGTCACTACTCTCCTCCCATCCGGATACGGCGATCTTCCCATTTTTCGCGTCTGAGCCAAGGATGATCTTCTCCGGTCCGTAGCGTTCGATCCAACCCATGAACACGTCGGGGTCCTTCACCGCTATCGTCCCACCGGTAACTTGGTGGGCACCGGAAGCGAAGGCGATGCGCAGGTCTTCGTCGGATTTCATTCCCCCACCCCAGTCAATCTCCAGGTTGGTGTGGCCAGCGATGCGCTCCAGTACTTTATGGTTGACGATCCCACCTCCACGGGCCCCGTCAAGGTCCACTACGTGAATTTTCGTCA carries:
- a CDS encoding DUF2237 family protein, with the translated sequence MTKNVLGTPLIACCTDPMTGFYRDGICNTGPTDSGRHVVCAIMTEDFLTFTKSRGNDLSTPRPEYQFPGLRPGDGWCLCALRWKEAYDAGHAPFVKLEATHEKALEYVDFEALLEYKLVVEK
- a CDS encoding ABC transporter ATP-binding protein; this encodes MAQQDQKKKIDFGLFKRVLKLALPYKRIAIIAVVLAILLAPLSIARPRIVQKIVDDYIFVGDIEGITFWVMIVFVAIVLQALCRYAFIYSSNWLGQSIIRDFRVRVFRHINNLQLGYFDRTPIGTSTTRAISDIQSINSIFTEGIVTIMADLLTIIAVLIMMIITSWKLTLICLTTMPFLIVASYVFKEAVKKSYQNVRTQIQKMNAFLQERISGMRIVQIFNAERQERASFAAINSEYRKANINAIFYYAVFFPVVEIIVAASLALMVWWGAQDVARAGGVTLGALVVFPIYIQQLFRPIRVLADKFNTLQMGLIAAGRVFGVLDRTDVIENKGTHAPAEVAGRVSFNNVWFAYVDEDWILKDLSFELEPGETLAIVGSTGSGKTTITNVVNRFYEFQKGSIEVDGVDIRDYELYALRSKMAMVLQDVFLFTGTVMDNITLRDPEISREQVIDAAKMIGAHDFIDRLPGGYDYDVQERGATLSMGQRQLISFVRALVFDPNILILDEATSSVDPETEGVIQHAIETLIARRTSIIIAHRLSTIRNATNIMVLEKGEISEIGPHEELLQNENGRYRELYEMQFLETAG
- a CDS encoding carboxymuconolactone decarboxylase family protein, with the protein product MATFQVPTRATVSEANQAIFDNLESGLGFVPNLYATYAHSKNALGNYLALSNAKTSLKAKEREAVNLAVSQVNECEYCLAAHTALGKMNGFTDEQILELRAGRASFDAKLDALVAFSRAVTINRGKPTADVTDAFLAAGFTQENLVDTIVLIGDKTISNYLHGVTQVPVDFPAAPALEEVYA
- a CDS encoding 3-phosphoshikimate 1-carboxyvinyltransferase, encoding MLTLSYPGGPLKGQIQLTGSKSIANRALIIRALTEEHFPIHRLAAADDTVRLERLLASTDKVLDAGPAGTTFRFLTGYLSRRPGHQVLTGSQRMKERPIGILVDALRTLGAEIEYTENESYPPLRIGQSRLDATHELTIAADTSSQYISSLLMLAPTLPKGLRLTLEGEIVSVPYIKMTLSLMQYFGVAHEWEGQTIVVPPQAYQAKEFTVEADWSAASYYYSLAALATEGADIQVDGLFAESVQGDSVVAKLYERFGVQSTFNSTGVHITKAAGTPAPEFFEQDFVECPDIAQTLMATCAGLGVQGLYSGLQTLFIKETDRVKAMKTEMGKLGIALYKIPAKMSGKSGIQYFGQEGKATFTDTPPEFATYHDHRMAMAMAPLALLSPLRIADPEVVGKSYPDFYTDLEKLGILSTAE
- the hisA gene encoding 1-(5-phosphoribosyl)-5-[(5-phosphoribosylamino)methylideneamino]imidazole-4-carboxamide isomerase; the encoded protein is MYIIPAIDLIDGKCVRLSQGDYSRKTVYNEDPLAQAKEFEAAGLTKIHVVDLDGARGGGIVNHKVLERIAGHTNLEIDWGGGMKSDEDLRIAFASGAHQVTGGTIAVKDPDVFMGWIERYGPEKIILGSDAKNGKIAVSGWEESSDLGVYDFIRHYVEQGLRYTICTDVSKDGMLAGTSEAMYRQIIAENPRVNLIASGGVATTADLDAVQSLGCYGVIVGKAFYEGRISLEELVGYQE